The nucleotide window agcaatcaaattataccTGGTGCCCCCTAAAATAgtagtcccaatcttcacttcttgcttccttttttcagttcccagatttattgtttcaatagattcttgatgaggcaaaatctgtttatcctctcgttccaccattcttagcaagtcaagagacgagacatagtcttcagcattttcttctgcttcgaattctcctaaacaaacagccttctcaaaatcgatttcaggactcgtaatgggtttgttcatgctgttgacatctgagcacctaAAAGTTGAATAGagaaggaaactatagaggggcatccaagtattgaaaccaacaaacgaaatgttatggcatggcatgaggcaaatgtaaggattggctatgaaatgagaaaatgattatgaaattagtgataatgtgaaagatcatgataaaatgcatcttcattgatattaatttgaatgataaagagcgaatgcaggctcttacaaaagaattctattatatctaaggacataacagaatgttaacgtttaagcattactctgaagacttataaactacaagaagatcctcggcagtccaattgttcaacctgaaacccaggggacaagggcgtattcttgagacgtctttacttgcgttagctcctttgtcaatgacatttatactgacattctgaagacccctttcaattaataacagcgtgctttgtatattatcctgtctggggtatatcattcctgtagatgtaaatgtttttgacaaaggagggtacgttatgggctcccattctatttctcggcccaaagttctcgcaatccttctttcctgatctttcttccactgtcttcttcttttaCGCATGTCTGGCTGGAAACCTAAATCGTATCGGGCCTTGCggtgcactggctttagagccctgactattccttgcaggaACCTTCCTAAACCTTTCCTTGCTCGGGCTCCCTTTCCTACAGTTAACTTGACACTCATcttggtatttctcgacagttttggctcgggaattctgtttccctcagcaaTGAATGTGGCATTGAAAAATTCAagagatcggaaggaacattccataGCATCTTTACTTACTTCAATATATGGTGCGTCGgcagaaatagatgctacaatgtcttcttctccctcgacagtgaccaaacagccatccatgataaatttcatcttttgatagagggatgatgggactgctccagcagaatggatccaaggtcttcccaagagacaattgtttgatggtgtaatgtccatgacttaaaactcaacatcgtatatgtagggacccacttctagagggatctcgaCTTTTCTCATgacttctcgtcttgttccatcgaatgcccttactgtagaatggcaaggccttaagtaggacaaatccatcaaaattctggaaagtgtggccaaaggcattACGTTGAGTGCCAATCCATTGTCAATGAGCATattcggtattatatagcccttacaacgggttgtgatatgcaatgctttcactgaacctctaccattgggcggtatttcatcatcactaaaagaaatgaaattatccacGTTTAGGTTATTCACCCATCTGTCAAGCTTCTCAAcagatatattgtttgccacgtaagcttgattcaacacctttaATAAGGCATTCCGTGCGATTCAATTTAACAAACAGAGATAATACCAAATTGTCTTTGGtcgcttactcaattgttccaccacgttgtactcactgtgcttgataaattttaagaattcctgtgcATCCTCCTCATCCAtaggctttttagcttcttgttcaggcaCAGTTTCATACTCATCTTCGGTTACGTGCATCGGTgtttttcctttctgtttcaagtcactgttcttcttcacctccttcgaataacatcttccactacgagtgaaatgacctacttccccgacacttccagtcatggctttgggtttttcatcttcaggtgtgacgatattaacgtcatatttccatggtactgctttattgtccttgtaggggaaaggagaaggtacttcaattatcatttttggtttcaccggttcCTTCCTTGCATCGTAATAAATTATGAATGGTCGATCGGTGCTATACAGAAAACTTGAcgattgattgtcagaggcacATACTTCTCTCTCATTGGCCTCTCCTTCATTAATGatctcaatctccttattatctatccggtcttgcagtaaccttttaaattcctcacatgattgaatgtcgtgccctacaattccatgaaaatcacaaaaaacctGACATTCTTTTCTGAGATTATCGTCGGGGCGACAGAGCAATCCATTCTTAaccagtacctcccagattttctgcagaggcgtccttatttctgaaacaaATCTTTTGACTTGCCATTCATCTTCTTTCCCTactgtgctcacattcccttcagtatggttagggaacgggttcccaATTGCATTACTAGCACTATtgaatcgtaggatacccgcatcaattagtccttgaactctcctcttaaaggctaggTAATTTTCCGTGGAATGTCCCTGGTTTCCcacatggtatgcacaactagcgtttgggtcgtaccatttcgggtatgagGGCCTCAAGGGTGCCATATAATGCGGGGATATCAATtgcttctccaaaagttttgggtacagttccccatatgacACAAGAATATGGGTAAATTGTGGTCTCTCGGAATTGGGTTTTGCTGGCCTCTGCTCTTTTTTGGGTTGACCTTGGGCGAGTATTGTATTTTGTGAGAATGTGGCGGTTGGTCTCGGGTTACTTGTGGCGTAAACGGGGCAAGAAGAGTAAGGAGGTGgtgtttggtagtaaggggtttgaggaggataatagaaattcggaggTGGGTAATTTCGAGGTTTTGGTTTGGATACGGATTAGGGgtataacggcttcccattcccaccatgtgggtttctagttctttcttcttcatgggcgctacccttcttgaactttcttgaccttccattctaccgctattgacggcattctctataagctcaccggatattacaatatccgcgaaGTCCTTCGTGGcgcttcccactagtttgtcataaaacgacgtctttaaggtgttgataaaaaggacggttatctccgttttcgttagtgggggttccacttgggatGAGACGTCCCTCCATCTTTACGCATACTGTTTAAAAGTTTCTGAcagctttttctccatcatttgtaaagtcatccgatcaggcaccatatctgatacatgcttgtactgctcataGAATGCCGACGCCAAATCTTTCCAAGATCGGATCCTTTCCTTATtgagctggttgtaccaccgaagagccgatcctactagactatcttgaaaacaatgtacAAGTAGCTTATCTTGGTTCAcgtaaccggtcatttttcggcaaaacatgacaagatgtgcttttggacattttgtcccatcgtacttttcgaaatcaggcaccttgaactttgGAGGCAGGATTaggtcaggtaccaaactgagttctttagcatctagtgcagagaagacttcagtgccttctattgcctTAAGTCTTTCCTCCAAGCTCTTATACCTCTCTTGAGCCTCGTGATCATctattttcaacttggctatttcgACTGGATCATCTAAATCTGGAACTACAAGATTGGCAGGGGTTGCTCCGGGATTTGACATAAATGTTCCTTGCTTAGCAGAGGTTGCTCCGGGACTTGACATAAATGTTCCTTGCCCTAGATGAGCAAatggcataggtcgttgttccaagcctgtggattccccttgagtataccctctttgtgctacGTGGGCATGTAGTGGAGTGAATCTTGGGGGATAGAGTGAATCCTGGTCATGATTAATTCTTCATTGAGGTTCCATACTGTCGGGGttctgcatgggtccttttcctttgaccaaaactgacatcatctccatcattctagtcatttgatccttttgttcaagtgattcctctcgagatcttactATCAAATCCCTCATTTCTTACTGTGACTTAGCCAGTTGTTCTTGTAATTCCTTCTGGACTCTTTTCATCCTTTCGATTCTTTTATTGAACTCAGCCTCTATTGCtctagcttgtcgacgcgttttatacgaatggcgtggttccagatttgaagtgttgcaactgcgaattatatgattctaacattagcgaatgattatgggatatgtatatgcaATGAGTGAATGGATAAATGTtgaatgaatgttagtcatgaaagAAATGCGAGAAATTAGTGTTGATATCGAGATTGTCCCTattaggcatttcattcatcaaaagagttcattacaaaacatttcGCCATTTTTTATTCGgccattacacaaacttcctagctatatcgcTATATTTCTTTACTCGCTCTAAGAACTCCGATATGCTCGATTGTTGGCTCGGcaggaattggcaactgagatcCTCTGCTTCATCTGATAGTTGTACCACGTGCATAGCTTCTTGACGGATTTTGTTGATCAAAAAGCCAAGTTGCATTTCTCTTTCTTGGAGGTCCGTTTTATAAGCAAGAGTGTCTCTATCATACTGATCATTCTTTTCTTCCAAGGCTTTTAAGAGAGTATCCAATTGTTGCTGACGAGCTCGCAACGCATCTTCTAGATCCCGTACTCTTTCTCTTAAGCTTTGACGTTCAGATTGATTGGTTTTCCATTTGGTAGACATAGCTTCATGTTCAGCGCTTTTCTTTCTTAATTCTATCATAACCCGCGTAGCCTTTTCCTCCTCATTCTCTGCCCTctttttccaaaattccatcccgcCTTTAGCATTGTTTAATTATTCTCTCCACTCTATTGAAGACTTACCCAACCCACTATTCTTGATAGTgactcttaactttttattttccagatgAAGGTCGCTTATGTCATTTCTTACGACTTCAACTTCCTTTTGTACTTTCTCGGTTTTAGACCTTTCGATCTGGATGTCGATCTTCAACTGGTAATTTTCTTCTTGAAGAATACTAATGTCCCGCAACATTTTGACTTTTTCACGCTCAAATTCCTGTCTTGCTATTTCTATAGCTCGGATGGCACTTCtgccgagaaaggattctggacggtGTAATTTGTCGACGAGATTTGCTGGCTGTTCACTCGTTGCTTTCTCCATATGTCATAATCTTGGGTGAGGGTATCAGCATATAGAGCTAATTCCATGTGATGAATTCTCTTCCAAGACTTTGTAGTACCTCGgaccctcttcatatatccttcacccgcaaAAGCAAACTCTGATTGTGCTAATCCTCCGGTGGCGGGTACGAATTGTcgtgaagaaaattgcctttggaccattAACAGAGCATAtacaactcctccccataacccgagtaGTGGCACCCAATCTTGATCTCCGACCTTGTATAGCAGAACTAACGGGCGTATCCACGGTCCTCTCCAAGTTACGTCCTCGGCGCGAAGATTCTGAAAGACTGAGACCCAATGTTGTTCAGTGACCTCCCTTGGTTATTCTTTCTTGAGATAAGCTTCTaacggggagaatgttttagaaaacatatggaacggtgTGCACTCTACTTTCTAGAAGTGGCTCAGAATTCAAACATTGAGTAACTGCGCGCATCAGATAAAACGACCTTCTCCTTTCTTCCTACAGCTACTTAGTGATCTGAAGGTTTCGGCCAGGATAGTTGGGacggggttgattccttgttttaatctTTCGAAGAAATCTACCACTGCAACTTCTATGTGTCTAAGGACCTTCGGGAAGATGATCAAATCGTAAATGGCCAGAGCGaacagatttacccttttcaacatgtcgggatggtttAGAATCAAGtctcgtagggaagaccatggaatgcaaatggtttcattctttttctttatctgtttttTGGCCCACGCatcagtcatgtctgtcaatctcactaactttttcttgaaggtcattggcttaggttctttcacatatatcttatAAGGTTGTACGTTTTCGACACGAAGCaaagcagcatactcttctatAGTCGGGGTCATGTCTTCCTGATTGAAAGTAAAACATTGGTAGGCTggatcccaaaatctgaccatggcttggatcaatcgttCATCTACGTTGACAGTAATCAAGTCGGCTATGTCCCCATATCTTTTAGTGAAGATACCCCTAGTATccgagtcccactgattccacacccgaaccaaatcttcaaggttattctggcgaacatttacagttacgtgctcgggcaaattggcaatacatccctccactagactatcccctctTTCTTTCTGAGTCTTTAGAGACCAGTCTCGAACCGCGACATTTCtctcggttgtttgtataattgactcttccattagaaacctgttttttggcaaccgatctctagtcaacaccttcctaatatgatgcctataatgcatgatgtaaaataagaataaaaacaaacaaacttggttagcacAACACATATGAACAGAGAAAAACTATGGACAATCTAATAAATTAAGCTACTTTGTCCAATagactcgattcccttgcatagaaagcgtaaatgtaaaagaaacagaaggtaagatgtgtttttcccatgtacttatttcggtgaccAGTAAACGGACGGAGGTTCAGCACGGCTCTAGTTGGATGGCTCGTATGGTTTACTATAtacggttttggttctagataggtactcgaatcgtctgtactgtcatctactaagattagtacagagcctcggtcatggcccatcataggcttacgagatcaattcgagggattacatttacttatgcttatgcggagggacgagttaactcacgaaagcataagtcatatgtaacctgaAAGTATTCATTAGCCTGTGCGGaggaacgagttaactcacgaaggcgtagcgtttactttcacctaacagggacggagcccgggtatagagctcatgttatgcaacaaaaatgcatgtgcatggtgtgtggggagaaacttgcaaacctttcatttattttaaaactacaaaactaaaaccataaaacttaaagctgaaaaacgaaagataaaacaaattaggagatatgtatgtatgattttttcgaaaacaaaacttaagaatcat belongs to Gossypium arboreum isolate Shixiya-1 chromosome 7, ASM2569848v2, whole genome shotgun sequence and includes:
- the LOC108475512 gene encoding uncharacterized protein LOC108475512, with the translated sequence MEFWKKRAENEEEKATRVMIELRKKSAEHEAMSTKWKTNQSERQSLRERVRDLEDALRARQQQLDTLLKALEEKNDQYDRDTLAYKTDLQEREMQLGFLINKIRQEAMHVVQLSDEAEDLSCQFLPSQQSSISEFLERVKKYSDIARKFV